In Solanum lycopersicum chromosome 3, SLM_r2.1, the genomic stretch AAAGAAATAGAATGAGAAAGAAGGcatatttttggaaataatcaaatttggaaagtttgaccaagttaagttaagtatgagttttgggtcaacttcaaacgactaTAAATTCTAGCTTAGAACTACTTAGGTGTGCTACAAGATACCATAGGAAACatctttgaattatattttcaatgCCACCACGTTTGCTCAATTTTGATTTCGCATAAAGGATATGCATATGCCCATTTAAAGTCGGGTTGTCTAGATAAGAAAAGtcaaaatcagattttaaaaGGTATTATGGTCATTTTGCTAcccaattatttaatttcagtTTTAGTGATGTAATTAGGGTCTAAACTATTTTGACTCAGTTTACGCTTCATAAAATAAAGTTAGATTTTTGAgaggagagaaaagaagaggagaagaaGTTAGGAAATTGTCGCGTTCTTGGAGAATTGCATGTGCATTTTGCCAAGCGTTAATCTCTAAGAAGTAAGTGAGATCACATAGCTTTGGGTTGGTTCACCCATGCACCAATCATGATTTATTTCAGCAAATTCATGTTCTTGAAAGTATAGAAGTTGGGTTCGTGATGGACTTTGTTGAAGTCTCTATTGGGTTCTTGATTGTTGAAGTTGTAGAGAAATTCTTGATCTAAGCTCATGAAATTGGATGTTGTTTTGAgtttgttgacacccaattttgatccgcgtcggtataaattaattttcgaGCTTCGTAAGTTTtccaaacaatttaaattaattagttttatcaattttgcgaaaatataataatataatacatgaacTTTATGTTACTTCGGATACTTTTTATCATAACTGTagttaatatatatgtttacatagttatgtatataattggtatattttatgattattcaaaaaccatctcaaaaaatattttaggtttagtaaatattctattaaactagtttagtttaaatcatggttatattttttaatcactattttacaatttaaataattatattactaaataaagaagctcgttaattaattaatacaaattcgtttatttaaggtttagccaaattaatcatttttattcaattgactatttattaaatctaaccaattttccctttaattcatttaaagtACTAGATTTGGGCCTTTGCTTCAAAAACGAGCCCACCCCTCTTCCTCTCTAATCAAAGCCTGAATTATTTTAATTCCCAACCCATTTTCCTTGCCAACCCCAATTTCCTTTCCAGCCCATTTATCTCTTTAAATTAATGTTCCTAGCCTAATTCATTTCCTGGGCCATCCAAATTTTATTATTCCAAGCAGATCAGCCCAAAGCTACTTTCCACCCGACCCAATCCCCTTTTCAACCAAGCCCACCCCCTTAAATTTCAACCCGACCCAACCTTCTTCCTCCCCTACCCGTTTTCCCCAGAAAAAACAGAACAGAACCCAGACGCGAAACTCCCACGCGACTCCCAGCAGAAACAAGAAACAACAACTGCGAAATTTCCAggaaccccccccccccgctCTCCTTCACGCGTAAACCTCTCCCCCAAACACCCTCCTCTCTCTTCTTCTCTCTATCGCGCGTGAAGGAACGAATTTGTGTCTCTTCCTCTGCGATTCGTACAACAGTACGCCCGCATAGCTGCAGCAAGGAAGGCTGCAAATCCCGTCTTTGTAGCGTAGGATCATTCCACGTAATGGTGCAAGGACACGTGATTGATCCGAGCCCTCTACGTGTGCTCCCTTTCCGTTGGAATGGGACGAATTGGGAGCATCTTCAGGGCATATTCCCTCAACCTTTGGATAATATTTGGGCCTGAAAAGGCATCTTCCAGCCATTTCTCTTGGAAAAACCCTAATTTTCCTCTATTTAAACCCCCTTCTTGCTTCAGAAAACGGGTTGGAAAATTCTAGGGGGaaattcttttagtttttttgtttatttcgaAAGAACTAAAGGAAAATTACAGAGGttggaaatttttttgtgtgtatattTGAGCGGAGGATTTCTTTTCTctctatcatttttttctattcaaaCTTGTTGAGAAGAGTTTCAAGCTATCTTAGAAAGGGTTTCCAAGATCGTGCGAAACCAGAGATTATCGGATTGGTGAGCTAATCGATCCAGCGGCTTTCGTTTCGTCATGTGGTGTTCGTGTTTTCGTTTAGGGTGGaggttgttgctgttgctgctCGTTCTCGTCTCAGTCTTGCTGCACCGGAAAAGGTACGGTTTACCCCTTTCGAACTTACCTCATCTTTGTTGCTTTGATGCGATGGTTTTTAGCTGTGACTATCGATTTTCTCTAGTGATAGTCTAAATCGTTATGTGTTGCTGTTCACCAATTTGTTGTTCCTTTGTTTCGTTTTTGGGTCAAGTTGTGTTGAGATACTCGAATGTGAGTATACATGGTTGGTCCGTTTACGCTTTGACCCAATAGCTTCGTGTTTGTTTTCGTCTTTGTTTCTCCTTGTGTTAAGTTTATTTAGTTGTCATCCGTCAAGTCGCATCTTATGTTTTCATTGCCAATTTTATCACTTCCTCCGTTCATTTGTTTGAGTGCTACAATCAGATTCTTGAAATATCAGTGTAGTTCTGTTTGGTtctttgtgatatttttttcagTTTCGAGTGTTGAAGCATGTCGTTTCTTCCCCCATTCCATACTGGAagtagtaaaaatgtcaaattccaTCTTGCTCATATAtagaagtgattttttttttgcgaTTCTCGTTGATATTATGCGTTGTTGGTCCATGTTTAACATGCTTATTTTATGTCATTGCATTTTGCTGTCACCTTCCTCAACTATAATACGTAATAATAATGCGAATATGTTTGTTTCTTCAGTTTTCATCTGCtgtattttagaaaaaaattatacttatgTTACTTTGGATTTGTTGTAAGTTGACATTTGTCTATTATGTTTCTTCAGTGAAAAGTAATCAAATCCATTGCTTCAATCCTTTAGCCTGATGCAATATTTTCATATGTGGgtttacatatacatatataatagtTGGGTAgagtcttctttttcttattcgtTTAAAATTTAGTATAAAAAGTGGCAGTGCATTGATTCTATATATTTCCTTCTATGTAATGCACGTGATTCAACCCTTTTCATACGTTTATGGCATCATATTTCATGCTTCGAATAGTACGAGTAGAGCTCCGATGATTCCCAAGTGATATGTCGGCATCTATTactttttgttttacttaaaaTTCTATGTTCATGTCAACGTGATGTTCCATTATGTATCTATTTTATCTTTACATGTATTATCTTTTCCAATAAAAATGctaattttgattatttgtttgtCCTTCTGCATGTGAAATATGTTCTGGTCCTCAtggactttgtctatgcatttTCCCATTGGGCCACAAAGGCCCGAATCTCCATATTCGAATAAGCTTGCAAAATAGAAGAACTAGTTCCGAAAGGCTTACACATATCGAAGTGAAAAGAATCGAAGAAAGTCACAGAAGGCGGattagaagatttttttttttatttattatgttgtatttattttgggcataagcccttgtcaTTTTTACctttcttgtatttattttgtatatttagaCTAAGACAGGTGAAGTGAGTCGAAAACCCAAACGAGAAATGGGTTAAAAACCCAAAAAGCAGGTGGGTTCAAATTTCGGTCAAGGTGGACAGAACCCGAAATTGGATccaatctctctctctccctctttaCTATATTGTTTACATGCTTTGTTTGAATGCCGTTAGCTTAGGATTAGGAAAACTCCAATCCCCGTCGAAAgtcatactattttatcaaactgAAAACTAAACTAAATTTCAAAACGGTAATGTTCCAAATTCGCAAGTTCacttagatttaaattttaggaagtttaacttcaaataaaattaactcttttgattttttcgataaaacaaaaatggcgaatccgctggTGACGGGAGGATTTTAACCCTAGGACAAACTTTATTTGACTACTTGCGATTAACTGTTTAATTGTTTAGTTGCTTTAGCTTTTGAAACTATTGCATTTCATGGCATATTCCCGCCAAACGACAAATAGTATGCATTAGGAAATGAAAGTTACGTGGCTTACCACGACTTTCTTCAGATATACCCAAGAATTCATTTGGGAGGATCAAACAAATAGTTGAAATGCGGTCATCCGACGTTGTTTGGTAGCTCCACCCCGATAtttgtccgactcgggtaaccatcaatttaaaaaaaattctagaaaGCCTAAGATAGAGCGAAACGAAAACTAAATTAAGCATTAGTCTAAGACGACTTAATACCCAAGGTGTATTAAGTCCATTTAGTAGAAAAACCGCCAAATCGTGTCTAAGGTCTTCGACTTCACGACACATCATACTGTTTGACATTCGAATAATGTATGTGTGAAAACCAACATGGGGGTGGGGAAAAATCTAATGGGTTCTATTTTATAGACATGGATCATTTCTCGAAGTTCGATATGATCGTCTCAGCGCCACCTCAACTTACGATGTGGTACAACGATTTTGATGGGGATCATAGAAGGACCCTTAACAAGTACGTAGGTGCCTTAACCGAACTGGTCAACATGAATGGTTGGCCAAAACTAATTGAGGTACTTACGAGGTATTGGGACAGTCACAAGATGGTTTTCCATTTTGGAACAGCCGAAATTACCCCGACTCTGGAGGAAATAAGGGACTGTATAGACACCGTAGGCACCGGGATAGAAATAAGAGCCAGAAAACAAGAAGACATCTTCATCCCCAATAAACCTTCCGTAGAGAATATTGCGGACTGGTTCGGATTAAGAAAAGACTTCGCTTACTGGTGCCAGGATTCACGTGGCGTTCAGAGATCTCTATATTCGATTTGGACACGCGAGTTTCTACGCCACGTACAATCGAGAGTTCAAGATCTCCTACAGAGAGTGGAACGAGATCGTCCCCTAGCATTTGGTGTGGCATTATTGGGAACAATGGTCTTCCCTCACGATCCGAGTTTGAGCATCAACACCCGAGTCATAACACTCATCCACACTTTGTTCAAAGGATATGAAAATCAAGGGACAATAAAATACTACTCTATAGTTCCATTTGTACTATCTGACATGTATCGAGCCTTGGAAAAGTGTAAAGAAGGACACCGATACTTTCAAGGATGTAACCTACTCCTCCAGCGGTGGATCCTCAGCCATTTGGCAAAGGGTGCAGGGACTCGGGAACTACATACCCTCGATAATAAGAACACCCTCAAGGACTTAAATGACTTATTATACTGGGCAAATATGGACAATCGGAGAACAAGGGGAAGATGGGCCCAAATTTTCTCTGAATTGAAAGAAGAAGACCTCCAATGGATGCTCGACCATTTTATATCCAAAGAAGTCATCGTGGAGAGTCGCAGATATGCTGTGCTTTCTCTACCAGGCATTCGGGGAATTCGCCCTTACGCACCATTTTGAGTCTTGCAACAGTTCAAAAGAAAACAAACCGTGCCTAGGGAAGCGTACTACGGCGCTTATGTGTATGCCATTGGAGATGATAGAGTGCACGACGCTTCAAAAATGTTTCGAGAATGGAAAAACGCCAAGCGCATGGATTAAGACACCATCGCCCCTGACTGATTCAATGCTGAGTGTGACAAGGGTTACAAAGAATGGGTGAAGAAGGACATACACAATATCTCCTTTCAAACTCCGCGTAGATTTCGTAGTGTGACGGACAGAGAAGCCAAAGACGTGGCCGAGCTACAACAGATAAAGGAGGAAACCAAGGAGGTGTACTCTATGTTCGTAGAGAATCAAGACGCGCATAAAGGGCGACTCGAGAGGTTGAAAGACTGAGGCGTGGTTACGATGACTTTGATAACTGGATCCAGGAGAAAATTGAGAGGATGCGATACGAAAGTTTAAAAGACAAAGGACGCCTGGGTGGAGGTTTTCTACTGATGATGAGGTATATGTTTCAACAACACAAAATTTAGAAAGACGTCGACAAAGCAGGATCTTCTGGAGCAGCATAGTGGACATCACCCCTGCGCGGATTTTTACATGTATTTACACTGTTTAGCCCCTGCGCGGGCCTGATTTTGTTGCACTTTCAAATGGCCCCTACGTGGGTTTGTCTTTatatttgtttcctttttgcgaacattattattcattagtAAATGTTATTTTGGGGGGGGGattgtttatttgatttaaattcacacgtacatcattcgaatgcgctaggcctacccttggcacaaaagggtcctCCTATATGTTTTAGGACGCgatatatatgtgtgtttaaATGCTTATATGTTATGTTTCTATGAATGAGGATATCGTAAACCCACTCCTATCCAAAAACTTCCAAAGAATATACGGAAGTCACTATTAcaaatgtccgaccaaaattcCCAAGTCTCAGATCTCTCACTCAAAAAGTTATCTCCTATATCACAAATCCTAAATACTGCTCTATCGTCTCAGGAAAGGCAAATCACCGCTATGGACAAGGGTAAGAACGTCCAGACGAAGCTCACTAAAGAGGAGTTACAAAGAAAGATCGAGCGAGTCACTCGAGAAATTCAAAAGGTTAATGAGGAACGATTCAGAGTTGACATAACCACAACAATTTACAAAGCTGTAGTTGTGACATTAGATGAGGATCTGGCATCGCAgataaaaaggaagaaagacGTTGAGATGTAAACCGAAAGTTTGAGAAAAAAGTTGGACATGCTTCGTTTGAAAGTGCACGAAGGAAAGGCGAGAGAAACAAAGATAGATGTTGAGACTGCCATTCTGTTAGCCAAAAGTGCGTCACACGATAAGGAAGTGACGAACCGTAGCAACCTGAAGGGCGGAAAATACCTTGCTTGCAAGCAGGGAGCAGACAACAATGACCCCGACAACGAGTTGACTAAGGAGGAAGATAAGGAGGAAATCGTCTATAGGCCTCCATTTCTAGATTGTCCGAAAGAAAGGGAGTGACGCAACAATAGGAGGAGAAACGACTAAAGTGTTATCGTCATCTTTTAAGAATTTCAATGTTGTCTTTTAATTTCCTTGTAATCgcaatgaaagaatgaatgaaaatatttcatcctaaactcgaactacgttgggcctgaattctccttgtgagatgCGTAGGCAGCCTTTCCCGGCCTGGACCCtatctttaaaatttttcattctcCTTCATGTTACCAAAGATATGAAGATTAGATCAACGGACATCAAAAAGCAGCCGCAAGAAGaccatagctcaacgtgattcagCCTTCCCGAGATAGcgttaaaaaaaacaaattcctCCTTGTTAAAAAATGTATTCCCATCCTCATTCGTGGGTTAaaaatatcctcaaacaaagcaacttgTATGTTTATCTGCTCTCTATGTGATACtatgcattttgtactctgAATATGCGCTAACAAATCTGCCTTTGACTTGTTTCACTTCTCAGGTATTTCTAACTGGTCTGTGTCGATCAAAGCTGGTAGACCATCCTTACTTCACCAGATCGAAAGGTcctacagattccttccccagACCAAACTCAGAAAAAGGAAATACAATTATGGGAGACAATAACGACGAAGTTAGTCTCACAGACATTGTGGTGGCCCAGCCCACCGCGGCGGAACAAAATGAACTGATCGCGCAACTGATGCAACAGATAGCCGAGATGAGAGTCGAAATGCAGCCGAGGCAGGACACGCCTCCACCCGGATTTTGCCCTAAATTTGTTCATTCAGGACCTTCGATTTACTTCCCTTCGTCAAACATGGATCCAACTCAGAACCAGCCGTCAACACTTGTGAATAATCTGTCTGTGATAGATTTAACAACCCAAAACCCCCACTATGCTTCTGTATCTTATCAAACTTCCTGACCTCTTCCAAATAACCCTCCTCAAATGCCACCACATCCCTAGAATACTCAAACAGCCCCACCGCCCCAGATTCAAAACCAAAATCCAATTACTTTCAACTCCCAAACACCGCATCCCCACTTAAACCAAAACACCAATCCTCAAACCTACCCACAAAACTACCAAATCACCGAGAACGTCCCAAGTTCTTCTATAGCTCCACCACTCCCAAAAAGAACCACATTTCAAGCTTCCATTCCTGCCGAGCATGAGGTGCACTCTGAGTTGGATCACTATGATGAACAAGAGAGAGAGTGGAAGGCAAGAGAAGATGCAAAGATTGACATAAAAGAGGAGATCAAAAGGGCTATGAAAGAGCTGCAGTGCATCCCAGACGTCGCCGAACTGAGTTATGGAAAATTGTGTGTCCACCCAAATTTGAACCTTCCTGAAGGGTTAAAAATTCCGAAGTTTGATACCTTCGGAGGAGTAGGCAACCCCATGGCGCATTTGAGAGCGTACTGTGACCagctcgtgggagttggcaaagtTGAGGCTTTATTGATGAGGCTTTTCAGCCGGAGTCTCTGCAAGGAGGCCCTCGAGTGGTTTACGTCACACGAAACTAGGCAATGACCCAGTTGGAGCGCGCTAGCTAAAGACTTCATTGACCGATTTGCGTACAATGTTGAGATAGTCCCTGATCGGTATTCTTTAGAAAAAATGAAGCAGAAACCGACTGAAAGCTATCGAGAATTTGCCTATAGATGGAGGAAAGAAGCAGCAAGGGTGAGGCCTCCAATGACTAAAAAGGAGATTGTAGAAGTGTTTGTACGGGTGCAAGAGCCCGAATACTATGACAGAATCATTTTGTTAATCGGAGCCAAATTTGCCGAGATAGTCAAAGTTGGCGAGACTATCGAAGACGGCCTGAAGTCGAGGAAGATAGCCTGAGTATTCGCATCTCCTGTATCTTCCGAATTAATAAGGAAGAAGAGAGAGGAAGTTGCCGTTATTTTCTATGGGGGAAGAAAAACTCCCAGAAACTCATCGCGTCCTCAAATTGCTCCAAGCCTTCACCGAAGTCTCACCAAGCCTATTACCCACAGTCCAATCATCCTAGCAACCACAATACTGCCTCCACCTATCCAAATGCTCAAATTTTGTCGTACCAAAATCCATCCCCaaatctccaaaaattttccccTATGTACCCAAATTACCCCAATCTTACCGAATTCCGCCCCCTTATCAGAATATTTCTCCCAACTCTGTCAATTTACAGTCGAGCTACCGAGTGCATGCCCCCACTTTTCAAGTCCAAGCTCCAGCATATCAAAATCCCCTCCCGGATTACCAAGCTCCAGTGCCAAATTACCAGACAAACCCTTACCCTAGAACCCAAGCTCCTCGCCTAAATACCTGCAATTATCAGCAAGTTCCTCCCCCTCAGCAAAACGGGTATGATCCTTCTCGTCCAAGGCTTGAAAAAAAGCCTTCGAGGAACTTCACTGCACTAGCTGAAAGCCAGACCAAACTCTTCGAAAGACTATCAGCGGCtggatacatccaccctgtgggGCCCAAGCCCGTGGATGTCAACTCTAAGTTTTACGAACTGGAGAAATGATGcgcttatcattccaacagtgttggacatgacATAGAAGACTCTATTAATCTTAAGCACAAGATCCAGGATCTGATCGACCAGGAGGTAGTCTCCCTCCAACCGACAGTGCTAAACGTCAATACAAATCTGTTGCCGAATCATGGAGGTGGAAACATTAATATGATAGAAACGGACGAAGATGAGTGTGAAACCAAGAGGATTACTCCTTTTGCGCAGGAAGACTTGGAAAGGGCTGTCAGTCTTTTAAGCGtcaaagaaaagagagagtttGTTATTCTGACACCTACAAaggttgttgccttggtgcctTCGAAAACTCTTTCCAAACCCAAGTTTGTCATCGAAACCGCTGTGGCCCAAGGCATGACCAGGTCCGGAAGATGTTACACTCCTGATGAGCTTGTTCTCGGAGGACAGAAGAAATACCATGCCAAGAGTCCAATAAGCGAAACAGAAGCAAAAGAGTTCTGGAGGAGGATGCAATCGAAAGATTATTCCATTGTCAAACACTTAGAGAAGACTCCGGCTCAGATCTCCATGTGGGCCCTACTGATGAGCTCCCGGCCCCACAGGCAGGCTTTGATGAAAGCTCTTGATGATACGTACGTGCCCTCAGGTACAAGCAGCAATAACGTGGCTGCCATGATTCATCAAGTCATTCGGGGCACCGCATCAGCTTCTGTGACGATGAGTTGCCAGCCGAAGGGAGATCCCACAACAAAGCTCTGCACGTCACTGTGATATGCCGTGGAAAGGTCGTCAATCGTGTTTTGGTAGATGATGGATCTTGTTTGAATATATGCCCCTTGTCAACATTGAAACGGCTGAGGTTTGACCTCAGAAAATTTGAGCAAAACTAGGTTAATGTAAGAGCGTTTGATGGTGTGCAAAGAGACACATTGGGGGCGGTGAacttgacccttcaaatgggcccCGCAGAGTTCAGCGCGAAGTTCCAAGTGTTGGATATCAGCACCAGTTAtaaccttcttttgggaaggccgTTCATTCACATGGCTGGGGCCGTCCCCTCCACTCTCCATCAAATGATGAAGCTGGTATGGAAAAATGAGGAGCTAGTTGTTCACGGTGAGAGAAGTCACTCAGGCAAGCAGGTGCCGGTCTTTGACGAGACGCCGCAAGGTGCAGAATTTTACACGGTGGAGTTGGTAAATGCAACCGATGAGGATTTGGCCCCGCAGACCCCCACTCTAGCCGTGTACAGAATGATCGCCACAGTAATGCTACAGAATGGGTTCAAGCCAGGTTTCGGATTGGGAAGAGATTCCCAAGGGATTATTGAACCTGTTCCAGTCTTTGCTAAAGGATCCAAATATGGTTTAGGGTACATCCCTAGAGATGACAACgggaagatgaagaagaaaaaagatcaaGAGTTGGCTAAACCGATCCCGCATCTGTATCAATCCTTTCCAATCTGGGAGTATGTCGATCCTGAAGACTgtagggaaggaatctgtgacctCTTCAAAGAGATCAATGCTATTATCGAGGAGGAGGTCGAGTCAGTTGACATCCGTGATGCTGAACCAGGGAAGGTGCTGCAGAACTGGACTTCCACGCCGATCCTGATGTCCCAAACTCTTCGGCAGAAAGGGGTTATTTTATGCATTCTAAAATCGGTGGTTGTCTGGACGAGGCCCGAGACCTactatttttgcatttttcttaattgtccaaattttgaatttttgttgtgATGTTTAAAAAGGGCAGCATGGCCCTGTGCCATGACCAATGTTTGCATTTCGTTTTAAATGAGAgcctctttattttttaactttgtttacTTAACTGTTTGTTACactttactttcctaattttgtctatttatgatttcagtaacatAAGTTACAGACCCGCCAATGTCATGTCAAGTCATGAgctaaatgaacaaaatgactACACGGTTGacaatgatgaagaagaaagtggGGAACCAGATTATGTTGCCGAAGAATTTCGACAGTTTGAGAATCAGCATAAACCGAATCTAGAGGAGATGGAAACGGTGAATTTGGGAGATTCGGAATGTGTCAAGGAGGTTAAGATCAGCACCCACCTAAATGAAACTCAGAAGGAGAGCCTGGTTCATTTGCTTGCCGAATACAGTTATGTGTTTGTTTAGGAAGTCGGTGATATGCAGGGGTTGAGTACcgatgtcgtatctcataagctACCTATCAACCCAGGGTTCGAGCCAGTGAAACAAAAGACTCGAAAATTCAAACATGAGctgagtttgaagattaaggaAGAAATCACCAAGCAAATAGAGTCTCGATTGGTGGATGTAACGCAATATCCAACCTGGTTAGCCTATGTCGTCCCGGTCACCAAGAAGGATGGGaaaatcaggatttgtgttgattacagagatctcaacaaggctagtccaaaggataattttccgTTTCCAAATATCCTTATTTTGTTTGACAACTATGTCAAGCAtgagatgcagtcatttgtggattgttacgcaggttatcaccaaattttgatggatgaagaagacgcgGAAAAATGGCTTTCATCACACCTTGGGGTGTATGTCACTACAGGGTGATGCCATTCGGCCTCAAGAACGCCGGTGCCACTTACGTGAGAGCCATGACGACTATTTTCCATGACATGATTCATAAGGAAGTTGAAGTGTACGTGGACGACGTCATAATCAAATCCTGGGAGAATTCAGATCATTTGACACACTTAAGGaaattctttgaacgtttgcatcggtacaacttgaagttaaatccAGACAAATGCGTTTTTGGAGTCGCAGCTGGGAAGTTGTTGGGACttatagtcagcagaagggGTATTGAGCTTGACCCCTGCAAgattaaagcaattcaagagttacctcctCCGAAaacgagaaaagaggtgatgagtttcttagggagggTAAACTATATTAGCCGGTTTATAGCACAATCAACAGTGGTGTGTGAGCCTATTTTGAAGTTGCTGAAGAAAGACACCTCGACTAAGTGGACCGAGGAGTGCAAAACTGCTTTCGATGctatcaagagctacttgtctaacccaccagtattggttcctccgcgagaagggTGTTCTTTGTTGCTGCACTTGTCTTTTCCAGATAGTGCCTTCGGAtgtgtacttggtcaacacAATGAGACAGGAAAGAAGGAAAGTTCTATCTACTATATAAGCTAGAAGTTTACTCCGTACGAGTCTCGTTACACTTTGCTGGAAAGAACATGCTGTGCTCTGACGTGGCTTGCTCAAAAATTAAGACATTATTTATCTTTGTATATTACATGTCTCATTTCCAGAATGGATCCATTGAAGTacattttccagaaagcgatgCCGACTAGAAAGTTAGCTAAATGTAAAATGCTGTTGAGTTAGTTCGATATCGTCTATATGACTCAGAAGTCAATAAAGGCAcaagctttggctgatcatcttgcagagAATCCCGTGGATGAAGAATACAAACCACTCAAGACTTATTTTCatgatgaagaagtatcatttgcgggtgaagatatttctgaaaCATACCCAGattggagattattctttgacGGAGCGGCAAATCACCAAGGTAAAGGTATTGGAGCAGTCTTAGTGTCAGAATACGGTCAACACTATCCCATGGCAGCTAAACTACGATTTaattgcacaaacaacatggctgaaTACGAAGCTTGTATTCTTGGTTTGAAAATGATCATCGACCTGAATGTTTACGAGTtactggttattggagattcagacctTTTGATTCATCAAGTTCTAGGTgaatgggctgtgaagaacTCGAAGATTATACCTTACGTACAGTATGTGCAAAATTTGTGTAAAAGGTTTTGCAAGATCGTTCTGACATTATCCCAGAATATAGAATGAATTAGCCGAcgctcttgccaccatcgcttcgATGATCAAACATCCGGATACTGATTACAT encodes the following:
- the LOC138347655 gene encoding uncharacterized protein; the encoded protein is MKQKPTESYREFAYRWRKEAARVRPPMTKKEIVEVFVRVQEPEYYDRIILLIGAKFAEIVKSSYRVHAPTFQVQAPAYQNPLPDYQAPVPNYQTNPYPRTQAPRLNTCNYQQVPPPQQNGYDPSRPRLEKKPSRNFTALAESQTKLFERLSAAGYIHPVGPKPVDVNSNVGHDIEDSINLKHKIQDLIDQEVVSLQPTVLNVNTNLLPNHGGGNINMIETDEDECETKRITPFAQEDLERAVSLLSVKEKREFVILTPTKVVALVPSKTLSKPKFVIETAVAQGMTRSGRCYTPDELVLGGQKKYHAKSPISETEAKEFWRRMQSKDYSIVKHLEKTPAQISMWALLMSSRPHRQALMKALDDTYVPSGTSSNNVAAMIHQVIRGTASASVTMSCQPKGDPTTKLCTSL
- the LOC138347656 gene encoding uncharacterized protein, whose product is MGPAEFSAKFQVLDISTSYNLLLGRPFIHMAGAVPSTLHQMMKLVWKNEELVVHGERSHSGKQVPVFDETPQGAEFYTVELVNATDEDLAPQTPTLAVYRMIATVMLQNGFKPGFGLGRDSQGIIEPVPVFAKGSKYGLGYIPRDDNGKMKKKKDQELAKPIPHLYQSFPIWEYVDPEDCREGICDLFKEINAIIEEEVESVDIRDAEPGKVLQNWTSTPILINISYRPANVMSSHELNEQNDYTVDNDEEESGEPDYVAEEFRQFENQHKPNLEEMETVNLGDSECVKEEVGDMQGLSTDVVSHKLPINPGFEPVKQKTRKFKHELSLKIKEEITKQIESRLVDVTQYPTWLAYVVPVTKKDGKIRICVDYRDLNKASPKDNFPFPNILILFDNYVKHEMQSFVDCYAGYHQILMDEEDAEKWLSSHLGVYVTTG